In the Triticum aestivum cultivar Chinese Spring chromosome 2B, IWGSC CS RefSeq v2.1, whole genome shotgun sequence genome, gaacaatgttctcgtcacaaaaccatcggaacgattccaagatacccgcgtgatccaaaaaaaattttagtgaaatttgaggacaggaaagacaaaacatctacgtcaggagacctcaccagagcgacgaaggggctgaggagtaaaaagaatcctactctccgatatatataatcctaagactcaaaatagttttcttctagactcaacaacggccaacaatcaagggggctcctatggtcggtcgaggctctgataccaacttgtcacgcccaatatgcgaccctatccaaaaggaactcgaaggtcccactaaggatagacccgcatattgaaacgcttttgcaaggtggatatcattacatcaacattacataatagatggggatacatacataaggcatacaatgccacatgaatacaacatcacaatacataagagcatcatccgactacggatgaatcacaaacataaactcaaacgacatccaccctgctagcccaggttgccgacctggaacctatcccctgatcgaagaagaagcagatgaagaactcaacgcaagcaagcatcgctctcgcgtcatgatcatcgcatgaacctgtacctgcaactgttgttgtagtaatctgtgagccacgaggactcagcaatcccatcaccatgggtatcaagactagcaaagcttaaagggaaaggaaggggtaaagtggtgaggctgcagcaacgtctaagcatatatggtggctaacatacgcaaataagagcgagaagagagcaagcggaacggtcatgaagctagcaatgatcaagaagtgatcctgaactcctacttacgtcaaacataacccaaagaccgtgttcacttcccagactccgccgagaagagaccatcacggctacacacacggttgatgcgttttaatttggatctggtgtcaagttatctacaaccggacattaacaaattcccatctgcctataaccgcaggcacggctttcgaaagattataccctgcaggggtgtcccaacttagcccatgacaagctctcgcgatcaacgaaggaatagaccttctcccaggaagacccgatcagaatcggaatcccggtttacaagacatttcgacaatggtaaaacaagaccagcaagaccgctcgatgcgccgacaatcccgataggagctgcacatatctcgttctcagggcaacacctgataagctaagcgtacaggtaccaacgtaacccaagttgccaagggatggtcccgcacggtgctctagtttggaccaacacttagacaagcattggcccgggggggctgtaataaagatgacccttgggttaattactcccaagggaaatatggtggtgaggcaaatggtaaaaccaaggttgggccttgctagaggagttttattaaaagcgaactgtcaagggggtcccataaatcacccgaccgcgtaaggaacgcaaaatccgggaacataacaccggtatgacgaaaactagggcggcaagagtggaacaaaataccaggcataaggccgagccttccaccctttaccaagtatatagatgcattaataatataagagatattgtgatatcccaaccaaaatcctgtccaccatggagaaatcttcaacttcacctgcaactagcaacgctataagaggggctgagcaaagcggtaacatagccaagcaacggtttgctaggaaaggtgtcaaaggttagaggttcatggcaatttgggatggcttgataaacaggtgataggtagcacagcatagcgatagaacgaagcaactagcatagcaatgatagtagtgagatccagggtagcggtcatcttgcctgaaatcccgctaggaagaaaaacgagtccatgaagaagacaagcggacgtagtcgaacgaatcctcacaatcgcaacattactggaactaagaagcaacactggaaagaaacaaacaacatggtaaatgcacaagcataaacatggcatgatgcacaaacaagtatgatgcatgtccggtttaaagaggcatggcatggcaaagtgcaacaaacaatactacaagttaagtggagatcaatatgcaacgagttgcatattgacgaaacaccacatcaattatttagttctctctcggttaggtacacaacaatgttaaatgttgttaaacatggcaaggggtgaagcatatgaaaattacctatctaggcaagtttaaatgaggccggaagtaacaaacaacaattccggaaaatccccatgtgcatattttagattcggtactgttctgccctaaaacatattttaatattgttaaacaggaaaataaagtgcaccatgttaatctaggcatttttccaccccatttacatataaagtttatttaaaaccgagctacggttatttagttatgaattaaatcattttagcatggcatattagcaaatttaaataaacagcaagttaaacattttaacatgggatgaaaatggcatattattaatctacacaaaattctaagcactttacatataaagtttgtttaaatccgatgcatggttatggagttattaaatgcatgaagtccaGGGGGTTTTCTACAAATCTGTAATTCACTCGATAAATGACAAAATCGTAGCAGCAGGAAAAAAATACTatatgggccgaatctggctgtACTATTGGGCTAATAGAGGAGGACTGTGGGCGCTCACCCATGGGCCTAGCCCAAGATGGCGAGGAGGGAGAGGCTCCGGCTGGGCCTGGCGACACGGAGGAGGCTGGGCCCTCCTGGCGCTGGCGACGCGGCCTAGGAGCGACGTGGTCGTGGCCTCTCTCGAACGGGGACAAGGCTGGCGGCGCCAGCGTCCAACGGCGACGGAGGACGGCAGTCAACGGCGAtggggaggcgcggggaggccggAACGGGGCCGCGGGTGGCCGGATCTGGTGGAGGTCGTGGCCGGGGACCCGTTCCCGGCGTCGGCGGCGAGACCTAGGGTGGCGGCGGCAGTTCCTggaaagggagagagagggatctgagagagagagagaagaagaggaaggagacgggagagagagggaggcggcgaccTGGCAGGGCGGCACGGGCGCTCCGGCGACGGGGTCGCGGACGGCGGGAGGCAGCGGGGAGGCGCTGGAGCAGAGGGACGAGCGGGCGGCGAGGCGCAGGGACGGGCGAGCGGCGGCGTGCGCGGGCCCTGGTGCAGCCCAGAtcgggcccggggcgggccgcgcctgggttccgcggactgcggcggcggggagcgggGCTAGAGCGACGTGGCGCGTCCGGGTTGGCCGCGGGCGCGTCTGGGCAgcgaggtggcggcgcgggaggaggccaaGTGGCGGAGAGAGGCTAGCCGGGCGCGGAAACGGAGGGAGTTTGGTGGCGCGGGGCTCGAGGAGGGGGCTtggctgccaaaaatggaaggaggggtgtccatatataggcagggatggctagggtttgggtttaggggggtttaggggggtttccggaccctcggatcgcgatcgtgCGCTCCGGACAAAGGGGGGGACTaggtggctgcaggtgggctgtgtagaatgcctcgagctgagaagagagagaaacagagcAACCCGGTGGCAGTTTCCGGAGAACGAAACGTCCGACGCTAGACCGGCTATAGCGCGGCTGTaactttaacggttgggctatcaaacggactccgaatgcgacgaaacttggcaggcggcctgtctacactataataagaccgcacgacaagttgcaacccattccgagaacatttttatgccacttataaaataatatttcggaggtgccgcgggcgcgggcgagtgtggtcgggctcagaacgaacaacggagagaaccggggaaacccgaacAGATGGAAGTTTTATGAAGATGacgccgatgcaatgcgaatgatgacatgagacgagatgcataacaagaacaaaatgcaaaacaacagacaaaaacccaaccacgaaggaaatatcatatcgcatctccgaaaaaggcaagagttggagttacgaatatggaaagttgcatccggggcattacagaaacttagccatctttgatcaacgagctagtctagtagaggcatactagggacacattgttttgtctatgtattcacacatgtattaagttttcggttaatacaattatagcatgaataataaacatttatcatgaagtaaggaaatataaaataacaacttcattattgcctctagggcatattccttaagtctcccacttgcactagagtcaataatctagttcacatcgccatgtgatttaacaccaatagatcACATTGTTATATGATTACAcctgtagttcacatcgccatgtgaccaacactcaaagggtttactagagtcaataatctagttcacatcactatgtgattaacacccaaagattactaaggtgtgatcatgttttgcttgtgagagaagtttagtcaacgagtctgtcatattcagatccgtatgtattttgcaaatttctatgtctacagtgctctgcatgagctactctagctaattgcccccactttcaatatatatccagattgacatttagagtcatctggattgatgtaaaagcttgcatcaacgtaactctttacgacgaactctttttatcacctccataacctagaaatatttccttagtcctcttaggtatcattatgctaagctaacagatgagtcttgtccatcacatcattccactaatgatgtgatccgttattaaatgacaactcatttccatggctaggaaacttagccatctttgatcaacgagctagtctagtagaggcataccagggacacgttgttttgtctatgtattcacacatgtattaagtttccggttaatacaattctagcatgaataataaacatttatcatgaagtaaggaaatataaaatagtaactttattattgcctctatagcatatttccttcaattatattatctgttttggatgttttatatgcattaatatgccattttatattatttttgggactaagctattaacctagagcccagtgccagtttctgttttctttttccttttattgagcttcgtagaaaaggaataccaaacgaagtccaaatggaatgaaatgcggtaatttttcttggaccagaagacacccatgagacttggagatcaagtcggaagagccacgaggcggcaacAAGGGGGGACGacgcgccaaggggggtagggcgcaccccgtgccttgtgggcccctcgtgactcccctgacctaattcttcgtcctatatattcccaaatatccccaaaccaccagaagcatccgcGAAAACACTTTTCCGTCGCTGCAAACTTCTATACCCAtgtgatcccatctaggggccttttccggcatcctgccggagggggattcgatcacggagggcttctacatcaactctattgcccttccgatgaagcgtgagtagtttactttagacatacatgtccatagctagtagctagatggcttcttctgtctctttgattctcaataccatgttctcctcgatgttcttggaggtctatccgatgtaatcttcttttgcggtgtgtttgtcgagatttgatgaactgtggatttatgatcagcttatctataaatattatttgaatcttctctaaattcttatatgcatgatttgatatctttgaaattctctttgaactatcggtttagtttggccaactagattggtttttcttgcaatgggagaagtgcttagctttgggtccaatcttgcggtgtcctttcccggtgacagtaggggcagcaagacacatattgtattgttgccatcgaggataaaaagatggggtttacatcatattgcttgagtttattcctctacatcatgtcaacttacttaatgcgttactctgttcttcatgaactaaatactctagatgcaggcaggagtcagtcgatgtgtggagtaatagtagtagatgcaagaaggagtcggtctacttgacacagacgtgatgcctatagttcataatcattgccttagattttgtcataactttgcgcttttctatcagttgctcgacagtaatttgttcacccaccgtattatttgttatcttgagagaagccactagtgaaccctatggctcccgggtctattttccatcatataagtttccaatctactattttgcaatcttttgctttccaatctatacaccagaaataccaaaaatatttactttatcttttgtctagtttcatctatctctatcggatctcacttttgcaagtaaccgtaaagggattgacaatccctttatctcgttgggtgcaagttgtttgattgtttgtgcaggtcttggtgatttgtgcgttgtctcctactggattgataagttggttctcaaactgagggaaatatttatctctactttgctgcatcaccctatccttttcaagggaaaaaccaacgcaagctcaagaagtagcaatgagCTGTGTTAATTCAGTGAGTTTTCAGATGAATGTTAATGGGAACTGTTAGCATCTTTTCGTTCGTCCACATGGATTAGGGAGTGGGGCCGTATTTCTTCTTACCTTTTTCTTCTCTATACGGGGAGGTCTATCGTGCATGTTCAAGAATTATGACAGGGGAATAGATTGACAAATGCATACATGCAGGGTTGCGGTCCCCTTGGGTGTCTCATCTCCTTTTTTCAGATGACTACATAGTCTCATGAAGGCGGATGGAGGGAGTGTGATTCGTCTAAATGACGGTTTTGCAAATAAGCTAAATATTTTGTTGGTCCTTAGCCCAAATTGTGGGGCATCTTTTAGGGTGAGAGTCCCAAAAGGCGTTGGTAATCCAGCGAGAGGTCCTGTTAGAAAAATACCTTGATCTCCCTGTCGCGGCTGGAAAAATTACTGAACAGTAGTCTGAACAAATTTTTAGCACGCAAGATCGAAGGTACAAGGTTGGTGTCAGAGGAAAGTATGTTGTGTAGTAAAAGAAGTGCAAGTGATGTCCTTGATGGTTTTGCTCGGATTTGGTCATAATTCGTCTAAGTTcatgtgttttcaggttggattcTTTCGATCTACGCTACTATTCATCGGCGGCGTTTGCTATTCtgctgcgctggtcctatggggccttagcacgatgactttccgagtgtctactacaacaagtttttcccggctccggtgagggaggggcaATAACTATGCCGCGCCttcagctcgcttcagtgcttgtagtcgttgttatgtggtctacggatctggatgtaatttttgttatttctggtgttcgatgtactgccatgattgaagatgaatagatcaaaagttttctcgcaaaaaataaAGTGCAAGTGCTGTCCGTGATGAAGTGTTATCGACCTAGTCTATAAGTTGTTTTAAGATAACAACAACTTGTGCCAAAAAGCTAGGGTCGTCATGTCCATGTATTGGTGGGCTGGATCAGTTGACAAACGAGGCATTCATTATCAGTCTTGGGAGAAAATGTCAATTCCGAAGTAGCTGGACTTGGTTTTCGAGACTTGGAATTGTTCAATGATGCTATGTTGGCAAAACATGCATGGAGGCTGTTGGTTAATCACTTAATCATGATAACATGTGTGTGCATGTGTATTGGGAGAGGGATACTATCATGATGGTCGCTTTCTTCACGCTGGGTGTTTAAACAACGCCTCAACTACGTGGCGTGCGATTATACAGAGGAGAGTGGTGTTTAAGCAAGGTCTTGTCCAATGTCTGGGGACGAGAGGACGACTGGGATTTGGCATGATCACGACCACTATGAAGTGTCACCATAGGCCATAGCATTTAAATCCATGATCTTTGCctaaaataaaatatattttccTTCACCTCTCCCAAAGAAACGTCTTGGGCAAGCGTACTCTTCGCCTCCATGCTCCGTTGGCAAGACCATATATTTTCTGCCCCTTACCGTGTCGTTCTGGTAGCCGGTGGTGGGGAGGGAAATTCTGTTGCCTTCGCTTCAGCTAGCATGTTAGGTTAGAGTTTTTTAGTCCACACAAGGGCAACGTTCGCACGGATGGTGGGGAGGGAAATTCCGTTGCCTTCGCTTCAGCTAGCATGTTAGGTTAGAGTTTTTTAGTCCACACAAGGGCAACGTTCGCACGGATGGTGGGGCTTCATCTTTGAGTTGATCTTTCATGCTCTGAGCCTCAGGTTCGTCCCGTGGGACAAACGACGGAGCTCCTACGCAGATTCTTGTCGTCTCTTTGGGATGATGAGGTCGGGGTTTATCGTCATGGGTACACAATGGCGACATCTTAGACGCTTCAGATTGATTCAAGAGTTTGACAACAAGGACGGTGACTCCAGGGTGCTAGCTTCATCAGGGGTACGTGCACAAAGACTTCTAGTATGTCACCGACAAGGTCAGAGTGGCTTCGGTACGAGACTAATGAGTAACGACAATAGCAGGTCGACGACTCGTTCTGGAGGTAGTGGTCGTACATAGTCCAAGAATCTCAATGTAAATTTCATTATGGTTAAGGTGCTTTGTAATTCTGAGGAACTTTTATAATAGGTTTAGGTTTTTTTCCGAAAAAAGACTGACCTCGCCTTTTAAACTTACCGAGCCTGATATAGCTAAGATAGGTTTTTGGTACGTACGCTATTCGGTTGTGTTAAGCACTGTCAATTAGCAGCCATAAGCAAAAATCAACCTGTGCTTTGATGGTTATGAGTGTAGTGGTACCTCAGCCACCAGAGACCAAACCTCAGGTTTGGCTCCTTGGTATCTCAATCTCATAAAGGAGGAATATTCTTTCATTGAGAGGTGATATTTTCATAGATAGCGAGGCATCTATAATGGCTTCGTCAATCTTAATATCTATGGGTTCAGTCTCTCGAAGGTACTCATAAaaatagggtgtgcgtgtgtacgTTCAGAGAAGGGAGTGTACTCAAAGAAAGATTAGCGGCCGTCACAGAATAGTGTACGCCACAAAGTAATAATAAAATTTGAAGAAAAAAACGTTGCACCGACGGACCGTAGGCCACAAGGAAAGTTGGGCCAACATACAGCCCATCCAGAAAAAGTAGGAAAGAAGAAGATACAGCCCATTCATTGTGTTGTTCCACCTTTTCTGTTTTGGCCTTTAATTGTCTGCGTGTGGGCCCTGGGGCACGGCCACGCTCAGCACCGCGTTCACACGACAGTTGTTTCCTCCACTCGCCATTGGCGGCCCCTCCGCGAGCTCTCGCGGCTCCACGATCTAGCGCGGCGGGCTCGCGCTCTGCCGTTGGCGGCGCCGCCCAGGCTGCAGTTTCTGCATGCTGGTTTCTGCCGTGGGGCCCGACCTGTAACCGCGCGGCATGGGGAGGAAGCCTGATCCGGCGAAGCCACACTACGGCGGCGGCTCCGCCTcgccgaagacggcgaggagggCTCAGCCCTCCCCGGTGTTCCTGGGCACGGCTCTGTTCGTCTTAGGCTTCGTATCGCTCTTCACCGGACACATCGTCACCGACGCCGACTGGTCGCGGAGCCGGAGCCGGTGGAGGTCCAATCAGGTGACTGATTGAAACTTTGGCCGTTTTACTGCATAAAATAGTTCGACAGAATTGTGGATAAGTTTTGGTTTACGCGGTTTGTTGAGTGTGATTTCTCTAGAAAGAGTTTGATTCTGGTCAGTGAAAATTCAGTACCGATGGCTGCGCCTGTCACACCGTAACCTGTAGATAAACTGAAGGGACTGAGTGAAAAGCTCTCGCCGTTTTCCTTGTAAACTAGCCACTCGAAAATTTAATTGTCCGGTTGAAAGATTACTAAGTCGCTTTCTTGCCTGTTCATGTGTAATCCATCGCAAAGTTCCCCTGGCATTCTCGATTGATATTGCTCTATGATGCTCATAATGTGCAGGTTCGAAACACCGAACCCATTGATATTTGGAAATCAAGGTATTCCAACTTGTACTACGGATGCAGCGGGAGGAGCCCAAAATTAAGATGTTAGTCTACTCGATCAGTCAAGTCCGTCCCTTTAAACTAGGTTGTGAAGAGCGACAAATTTTACAATCTTGAGGTTTCTCTGTGTTCATCTTTCAGCTGCTGTGCCGGAAAACAGTTCTACCGGCTACTTGCTGATTGCTACTAGTGGGGGACTGAACCAACAACGCATAGGGGTATAATCTTTTTTCAACTTGTAATTGATTTGTTTCTCTTATCCATTATATTACCATTATGATCTTCAGTTTCCAGATAACAGATGCTGTTGTTGTTGCCTGGATTTTGAATGCCACACTTGTTGTGCCCGAGTTAGACCACCGCTCATTCTGGAAGGATGACAGGTGATTTAAGAACTTGAGATTACATGGCATATTCTATGGTTGTTTGCTCCTCACAGGTACTTGTCCTCATACTGTATGTGTTATTTGCAGCGAATTCTCCGATATTTTTGACACGGACTGGTTCATATCGTACCTATCAAAGGATGTAACTGTTGTTAAAAGGATCCCTTATGAAGTTATGATATCAATGGATAAACTTCCATGGACTATGCGGGCACCTAGAAAATCCATGCCTGAGTTTTACATTGATGAAGTTTTGCCTATTCTGATGCGAAGGAGAGTAAGTAAGCCAAACAAGCGCATTGGTTTGGAACTTGTTGCATATTACTCTGTATTTATCGAGTACATGCTACTATTTATTGCTTCTATCCTTGTCAAGCATGCCATCATGTACAAACAGAAGTTATTTCATTTCGCAGTCTTTCTGCTTATTACTTTGTTTAATTTCAAGATAACCATTGTATTTATCTGCTTTAGTGCAAGCAGTTACGTGCGTTATAACCTGAACATCTGGTTGTCTAATCACTTACTGTTGCATGGTCAGCTTGGTAGCCTCATTTGTTGGTTAAAAGAATACATCCTGATTTCCCTTTTATTAAGAGGTATATTAAATGCTGTATTAATTGGCAGCATATACGAAATCATTATAGCGATACGTGAGTCATCTGTTCTGGTGAAGTGAGGAATATATGAATACAGCCACATTTTCCTATTAGCTCAGCTGTTGAAAATTTTGCAGGCTCTGCAGCTAACTAAGTTTGATTATCGGCTCACCAATGATCTTGATGAAGAATTGCAGAAGTTACGGTGTCGAGTAAACTTTCATGCATTAAGATTCAAAAAGCCCATACAAACTCTGGGTAAAAAATTGGTGCGAAGGTTGAGAGTCATGAGCTCACGATATGTCGCCATTCACTTGAGGTATGGTCCCTAAATGGAATTTATGAACATTTCCCTGAAAGTACGCATATTTTACTAAACATCAATTTTGGGTTATGTCATTAGGTTTGAACCTGACATGCTTGCATTTTCTGGCTGCTACTATGGTGGTGgtgaaaaagaaagaaaggaactgGCTGAAATTAGGAAACGGTGGGATACATTACCTGTAAGACTCTGAAACTTGATGAGATAATGAGGTTTTCCTATCGAATGATTCTCAACAGATGGGTCCATAACTATAATTATCACTTTTTACTTCCTTTATTGTTGGCTCTTTGTTGGGTTTTGTGTTTCTCTTTTGCACCAACAAGAATATGTTGAGTATGATTTCCCCAAAGGAACACGCTGTTTGAGATGATGATTTTACTTTAATTTTTGATATTTGCAGTGATTGGATTTTGGTCAGTTGGTGTCATTTAGTGTAAACTTTAAATGGTGAAATGATTTTCGATTGGTTATTACTAGCAGGACTTGAGTGCTGAGGATGAGCGCACTAGGGGAAAATGTCCATTAACTCCTCACGAAATTGGTTTAATGCTGCGAGCTCTTGGTTTTGGCAATGAAACTTACCTGTATGTTGCTTCTGGAGAAATATATGGCGGAGAAGAAACTCTTCGGCCTCTGCGCGAACTCTTTCCAAACTTCTACACCAAGGAGATGCTTGCTGGGGATGATCTGAAACCATTCCTTCCTTTTTCTTCACGATTGGCTGCTGTTGACTTCATTGTATGTGATGAGAGTGATGTTTTTGTTACCAATAATAACGGAAACATGGCCAAGGTGTTAGCTGGACGCAGGTATATATATCCCTCTTTTTTTCTGGATATGTTTGGGTATTTTTAGAATATACTACTACTTTTGTAGAATATATTGCAATACAATGCAAAAAAGTGAATTGAGGTACGGTCAACAGTGCCCATGCACCCTATTCCCTAATGCTATATATGGTGTCTTTGTCTGTTGGTGGTAGTTTATTTATACTCGTTTGATTTACATTTAATATGCTAATGGTCTTCATGCTCTATCAAATCTGTAGGCGATACATGGGCCATAAGAGAACTATTCGCCCAAACACGAAAAAACTCAATGTATTATTTCAGACACGGAATCAAACGGGTTGGGATACATTTTCACGGAAGGTAAAGAAAATCCAGCGGGGCCTTATGGGGGAACCAGATGATCCCAGACATGGACGAGATGATTTCCATGAAATGCCTTCATCTTGTATCTGCCAAAGAGTGCCAGTGAACAGATCGGCAACGATACAAACTCGAAACTTGTTATCTCAAGTGAGGTAGACAACGAGAATTCTTGGAGATCAATTGAGCCTGGCCTTGATGCAAAGGGAAAGTACATATTTGGTAAGTTAAGAGGATGATGGAACTACAGATGCTGACGGCAGACGTACATCCTTGGCACGTCAGCTCATGATGTTCTGGTGGTTGGCACTTGGCAGGGATGACAAACAATTTGCATACTGTCAGCTCTAGTTTAGTTCTGTTAATATGTTAGGTGAATCGAAGAAACTGCCACGGTAAGGAGCATGCCTAATATCTCGTATAACTAaattaaagaaaccaccatggtAAAGAGCTATACGTACTAACTGGATATATGTCATGCCTGTAACTGTGATTGTAATGTGTACATGAATGACTACGGTGTGCTGTCAATTACAACATTAGGTCGTTGTTGTTTTGCTTACCTGTAGCTTGTTTCTTTTTGCCCTCTTTCTTCTGACGGGGTGTGCTCTTGTAATTACTGAGCTTGGGCAACCGTACTGCTACTTTTtttttcttgtgtgtgtgtgtgtggaaggcAATAGTGCTTAGTATGATTATTGTCTGGTAATGCAACAAGGCCTAACTGAACATGTATCTACTTGAGCCGCCTCCAACTTGGTGCGTTCAAAGTGGCCAATTTGTCTGTAACCTTTTAACTTGGGCATGTCTTTTCCCATTGGAATATTTAGCAACTCTAGTACTCTGTCGTAAGGCACGTATGCCATGTTGCAGGGATGTCGGCTTTGTTAGAAAACTGATGTCTTACAGATAAACTATGCAAATTATGTTTTTATGCTGGTACCGACCTTTTTTGAGAGAGTAAGTACCCAATTCTTCATTCATTAGGATCGAATTACTTCTACATATAGTTTCTGTTGCTTTCTACATGATTCTTCTTCAGAGAACCTAAGTGACCCCTATAAGTACTAAGTACAAACACTGATAGGTTTAGTTCAAAATAAAAACATTGATAGTTTTAATCATGTGTTAGTCCAGATAAAAACATAGGAAGCATGAAATTTTT is a window encoding:
- the LOC123046397 gene encoding O-fucosyltransferase 29 isoform X1; protein product: MGRKPDPAKPHYGGGSASPKTARRAQPSPVFLGTALFVLGFVSLFTGHIVTDADWSRSRSRWRSNQVRNTEPIDIWKSRYSNLYYGCSGRSPKLRSAVPENSSTGYLLIATSGGLNQQRIGITDAVVVAWILNATLVVPELDHRSFWKDDSEFSDIFDTDWFISYLSKDVTVVKRIPYEVMISMDKLPWTMRAPRKSMPEFYIDEVLPILMRRRALQLTKFDYRLTNDLDEELQKLRCRVNFHALRFKKPIQTLGKKLVRRLRVMSSRYVAIHLRFEPDMLAFSGCYYGGGEKERKELAEIRKRWDTLPQDLSAEDERTRGKCPLTPHEIGLMLRALGFGNETYLYVASGEIYGGEETLRPLRELFPNFYTKEMLAGDDLKPFLPFSSRLAAVDFIVCDESDVFVTNNNGNMAKVLAGRRRYMGHKRTIRPNTKKLNVLFQTRNQTGWDTFSRKVKKIQRGLMGEPDDPRHGRDDFHEMPSSCICQRVPVNRSATIQTRNLLSQVR
- the LOC123046397 gene encoding O-fucosyltransferase 29 isoform X2 produces the protein MGRKPDPAKPHYGGGSASPKTARRAQPSPVFLGTALFVLGFVSLFTGHIVTDADWSRSRSRWRSNQVRNTEPIDIWKSRYSNLYYGCSGRSPKLRSAVPENSSTGYLLIATSGGLNQQRIGITDAVVVAWILNATLVVPELDHRSFWKDDSEFSDIFDTDWFISYLSKDVTVVKRIPYEVMISMDKLPWTMRAPRKSMPEFYIDEVLPILMRRRALQLTKFDYRLTNDLDEELQKLRCRVNFHALRFKKPIQTLGKKLVRRLRVMSSRYVAIHLRFEPDMLAFSGCYYGGGEKERKELAEIRKRWDTLPDLSAEDERTRGKCPLTPHEIGLMLRALGFGNETYLYVASGEIYGGEETLRPLRELFPNFYTKEMLAGDDLKPFLPFSSRLAAVDFIVCDESDVFVTNNNGNMAKVLAGRRRYMGHKRTIRPNTKKLNVLFQTRNQTGWDTFSRKVKKIQRGLMGEPDDPRHGRDDFHEMPSSCICQRVPVNRSATIQTRNLLSQVR